The genomic DNA CCGGCGTTCTCCAGATAGAAGCGATGGCGCAAACCGGTGGTATCTTTGCCCTGAACACCGTACCAGACCCTCAAAATTACTGGACATACTTTATTAAAATTGATAATGTCAAGTTCAAGAAGATGGTAGTTCCAGGGGACACCCTTATCTTTGAACTCAAACTCCTGATGCCCATTCGCCGTGGAATATGTCATATGAAAGGAACTGCATATGTAGGCGATCAGGCGGTAACTGAAGGAGAATTAATGGCGCAACTGGTTAAAAAGACGTAAGATGAACGCAAGTAATGCAAACATCCATCCTAATGCAAAGATCGGCTCCAATGTAACAATAGAGCCCTTTGCCACGATCGGAGACAATGTAGAGGTAGGGGATGGATCATGGATCGGCCCGAATGCCGTGATCATGAGTGGTTCGAGGATTGGAAAGAATTGTCGCATCTATCCGGGTGCCGTCATCGGGTCCATTCCTCAAGACCTGAAATTTGAAGGAGAGAACACCCTTGCAGTGATCGGAGACAATACCACCGTAAGGGAATATGTGACCGTAAACCGCGGAACAAAAGCCAACAATGAGACCAAAGTAGGAAACAACTGCCTGCTCATGGCTTATGTTCACGTAGCCCATGACTGTATCATTTCGAACAACTGCATCCTGGCCAATGGAGTTACCCTCGCAGGTCATATCGAGATCGATGACTATGCAATCATTGGCGGATTATCAGCCATACACCAGTTTG from Flavobacteriales bacterium includes the following:
- the lpxA gene encoding acyl-ACP--UDP-N-acetylglucosamine O-acyltransferase; translated protein: MNASNANIHPNAKIGSNVTIEPFATIGDNVEVGDGSWIGPNAVIMSGSRIGKNCRIYPGAVIGSIPQDLKFEGENTLAVIGDNTTVREYVTVNRGTKANNETKVGNNCLLMAYVHVAHDCIISNNCILANGVTLAGHIEIDDYAIIGGLSAIHQFVKIGKHVIISGGSLVNKDVPPFTKAARDPLSYAGVNSIGLKRRGFETETINNIQEYYRVVYQSGMNNSQAVEMVTEQFPQSPERDEIIAFIRDSERGIMKGYASTKNENRLREYL